Proteins from a genomic interval of Papaver somniferum cultivar HN1 chromosome 4, ASM357369v1, whole genome shotgun sequence:
- the LOC113274462 gene encoding uncharacterized protein LOC113274462 has translation MFVACHVDGDEYEVDEGDYEEHNTVYLDRRSCTCKVFDYQHLPCPHVLAVCEKYKIKEEGLCGEYYKTSVWRSMYEPKIYGVLSPETWDVPAEVAERVVLPPKTTPEVGRRSIKRKRSAIEKPRKKRSCSRCHQTGHYANSKRCPKA, from the coding sequence ATGTTTGTGGCTTGCCATGTCGATGGGGACGAATATGAAGTGGACGAGGGTGACTATGAAGAGCACAACACCGTCTATCTTGACCGAAGGTCTTGCACGTGCAAAGTGTTTGACTATCAGCATCTTCCGTGTCCCCATGTACTTGCAGTGTGTGAGAAATATAAGATAAAAGAAGAAGGCCTTTGTGGGGAATATTATAAAACATCGGTTTGGAGATCTATGTATGAACCTAAAATCTATGGTGTGCTGAGCCCAGAAACTTGGGATGTCCCAGCggaggtggcagagcgggtggtGCTTCCTCCAAAAACTACACCGGAAGTTGGTCGTCGGAGCATCAAGAGGAAAAGGTCTGCCATTGAAAAACCTAGAAAGAAAAGATCTTGTTCAAGGTGTCACCAGACAGGGCATTATGCTAACAGCAAACGTTGTCCCAAGGCTTAG